A section of the Amblyomma americanum isolate KBUSLIRL-KWMA chromosome 2, ASM5285725v1, whole genome shotgun sequence genome encodes:
- the LOC144122033 gene encoding insulinoma-associated protein 1a-like has product MPRGFLLQRYTRHNSDGEDNRSDSSSSSDHEDIVRIASSPPVVKSCESLLLRTSALLQPSNASPPPSSEEAAERKKTSPTGPPPLLHASPPRKSAHKDSAGASPSPQAKGDGGHASSNGKSAVRRLLFDDDTLSPVSGTFIRPYSEDDDDLELDEELDYDIPAALNPVVVSEEARAELAKIENKIGAYVCRLCRQRFGDAFALAQHRCSRIVHLEYRCPDCAKLFNCPANLASHRRWHRPRTEAGSADAKQRTAQDEEGPYVCPGCPKRFRRMAYLRKHAAVHAQAEAT; this is encoded by the coding sequence ATGCCGAGGGGCTTCCTGCTGCAGCGCTACACGCGCCACAACTCGGACGGCGAGGACAACCGGTCGGACTCGTCCTCTTCGTCCGACCACGAAGACATCGTGCGCATCGCTTCGTCCCCGCCGGTCGTCAAGAGCTGCGAGTCGCTGCTGCTCCGAACCAGCGCACTGCTGCAGCCCAGCAATGCTTCGCCTCCGCCCTCCTCCGAGGAAGCCGCCGAGAGGAAGAAGACGTCTCCCACGGGTCCTCCGCCTCTGCTGCACGCCAGCCCTCCGCGCAAGAGCGCCCACAAGGACTCCGCCGGCGCGTCCCCTTCGCCGCAGGCCAAGGGAGATGGGGGCCACGCCAGCAGCAACGGCAAGTCCGCCGTGCGTCGCCTGCTGTTCGACGACGACACCCTGTCCCCCGTGTCGGGAACCTTCATCCGGCCCTAcagcgaggacgacgacgacctGGAGCTGGACGAAGAGCTCGACTACGACATCCCGGCCGCGCTGAACCCCGTCGTGGTGAGCGAGGAAGCGCGCGCCGAGTTGGCCAAGATCGAGAACAAGATCGGCGCGTACGTGTGTCGCCTGTGCCGGCAGCGGTTCGGCGACGCGTTCGCCCTGGCCCAGCACCGGTGCTCGCGCATCGTGCACCTCGAGTACCGGTGCCCGGACTGTGCCAAGCTGTTCAACTGCCCGGCCAACTTGGCCTCGCACCGCCGCTGGCACCGGCCCCGCACCGAGGCCGGCTCGGCCGACGCCAAGCAGAGGACGGCGCAGGACGAGGAGGGCCCCTACGTCTGCCCCGGCTGCCCCAAGAGGTTCCGCAGGATGGCCtacctccgcaagcacgccgCCGTCCACGCCCAGGCCGAGGCCACGTGA